In Brevinematia bacterium, a genomic segment contains:
- a CDS encoding glycosyltransferase — MKISIVFVRAGGGHLSTAKALSEELRSLYPDVEITLYDAFSESNRLIRTVIEKGYSTVSNYLPHIWSAIYLFSKPSAVAKLEIRTVSMFIKEKLRKYILRERPEKIISVHFFLTKPIYEIIKEEKLNTKLLTIVTDPFTCHPIWFSCPEVDLVAFSDQVKSLAIKHSVAPNKITVLPTVVGGKFNTKLPDEKINELKRNLGFSPDKHVVLITGGGEGLQKGEVFLRELAKTNLDIELAIVCGRNQKLKQKSEKIAKEYPNKRIAVYSFVDFIYELINISSVVITKGGPATVMEVLLIGKPLIITSYLWEQEKGNVEFVLQNKLGLFETNPKKVAQIVSKLISNEEELKTLSENIKKAEIKNGVTEVAKFIHEF, encoded by the coding sequence ATGAAGATCTCAATAGTGTTTGTTAGAGCAGGAGGAGGACACTTATCAACCGCTAAAGCTCTCTCCGAAGAACTCAGATCACTTTACCCAGACGTAGAAATCACATTGTATGATGCTTTTAGTGAGAGCAATAGACTCATAAGAACAGTGATAGAGAAAGGCTACTCCACGGTTTCAAACTATCTTCCACACATATGGAGCGCAATCTACCTTTTCAGCAAACCCTCTGCGGTAGCAAAATTGGAAATAAGAACTGTATCCATGTTCATAAAGGAGAAACTAAGAAAATACATTCTACGTGAAAGACCAGAAAAAATAATCTCTGTCCACTTCTTCCTTACCAAACCCATCTATGAGATAATCAAAGAGGAAAAGTTAAACACAAAGCTCTTAACAATTGTCACCGACCCGTTTACCTGCCATCCCATATGGTTCTCCTGCCCTGAAGTTGACCTAGTTGCTTTCAGCGATCAAGTGAAATCTCTAGCAATCAAACACTCTGTAGCTCCTAACAAAATAACAGTATTACCAACAGTTGTCGGGGGGAAGTTTAATACCAAGCTTCCAGATGAGAAGATAAATGAACTAAAGAGAAATTTAGGATTTTCTCCTGATAAGCATGTTGTTCTAATTACCGGAGGTGGCGAAGGACTACAAAAGGGAGAAGTATTCCTAAGAGAACTTGCAAAAACTAATCTAGATATTGAACTAGCAATAGTCTGCGGAAGGAATCAAAAACTCAAGCAAAAAAGCGAAAAAATAGCAAAAGAATATCCCAATAAAAGAATAGCAGTCTACAGCTTCGTAGACTTTATATACGAGCTTATAAACATATCAAGCGTGGTTATAACAAAAGGAGGACCAGCAACAGTTATGGAAGTTCTATTGATAGGTAAACCACTTATAATAACCTCTTATCTATGGGAGCAAGAGAAAGGAAATGTTGAGTTTGTTTTACAAAACAAACTAGGCCTGTTTGAAACTAACCCAAAGAAAGTTGCACAAATAGTCAGTAAACTCATCTCAAACGAAGAAGAATTGAAAACCCTGAGTGAGAACATCAAAAAAGCAGAAATAAAAAACGGTGTAACGGAAGTAGCAAAGTTTATTCATGAGTTCTGA
- a CDS encoding SDR family oxidoreductase translates to MPKTVLITGGNIGIGKATCLAFSKAGYNIVFSYYKDEEEAKETEKECLSLGAKNVFSYYLNLTEDSSIKKFSAEVVSRFKQIDILINNAGVLAWKRLEQQSFEEISFQVRVNLEGLIKLTKILLPYVKEMIINVSSGAGKTGFADLTTYCATKFGVRGFTQALAKEVTNIKVFVVNPDMTRTRMTNFVGRPPEEVADVIFRVAENKIKVSSGEDVDVWKYV, encoded by the coding sequence ATGCCTAAGACTGTGTTAATAACGGGTGGTAATATTGGTATAGGTAAGGCAACTTGCTTAGCATTTTCAAAAGCTGGGTATAACATCGTATTCTCCTATTACAAAGATGAAGAAGAAGCTAAGGAAACCGAAAAGGAATGTCTAAGCCTTGGAGCAAAAAACGTATTCAGCTATTACCTAAACCTTACAGAAGACAGCAGTATAAAGAAGTTCTCTGCAGAGGTTGTTAGCAGATTTAAGCAAATTGACATTCTCATCAACAACGCTGGTGTTCTCGCATGGAAAAGATTAGAGCAACAGTCATTTGAGGAAATCTCATTCCAAGTCAGGGTAAACTTAGAAGGACTAATAAAGTTAACAAAGATACTTTTACCTTATGTTAAGGAGATGATAATCAATGTTTCCAGTGGTGCTGGAAAAACAGGTTTTGCTGATCTTACCACCTACTGCGCAACTAAGTTCGGAGTAAGGGGGTTTACTCAAGCTCTAGCTAAAGAGGTTACAAACATAAAGGTTTTCGTAGTTAATCCAGACATGACTAGAACCAGAATGACAAATTTCGTTGGAAGACCCCCCGAAGAAGTTGCAGATGTTATATTCAGAGTTGCTGAAAACAAAATAAAAGTCTCCTCAGGAGAAGATGTAGATGTTTGGAAATATGTATGA
- a CDS encoding adenylate/guanylate cyclase domain-containing protein yields the protein MKRSLKDVIILFSISLLSFLFAYILTQTFLARVRDAFVNGFFRVKEIERAVIAEGVQKREVEGLVYTSDQIVIVGIDDKTLSRLGKYPFPRRYYDEYFLKPLYSEKDSRYPNSVFFDIVFSEYSVKEEDSVFFNSLAEAKKRFRPLVDYIFYFATERGEEGTEEGLKLSEDINVRRIALLRRFVIPRENIKGEAKFLRIPSRGVLPLEEVVQNSWGAGYANLVKYFGNTDTYNAIPMVLEYNGEYYPSIVLVILCAYYETTVSNVFVELGKEITIKNAKIKYPDGSYRVGDVKIPVDGENLFFINYVTRSEKTERNGMIRTISLWDLHRIKGLGKYVEDKILMVGMLTYGYGDIWKSPIADNMYGIEHLANAVNNIIMATIQGYPGYVKVVSDIVVAVVSLLLSLIATLILILNRSALFALVQEIAVLVLFVFVTYFLFSQGTIILQYPITKYAYLTDILTPILSSVLAYIGGQVFVIAKERAQRMQIKGMLDSYVSPEVVNILLRNPEKLNLGGEDREVTIFFSDIRGFTTLSEGLTPQELVALINRYLSRMTDIIMDNRGTVDKYIGDAIMAFWGAPLDDPEHPFRACKASLEMLEALKELNASLPTDRQIDIGIGINTGIATIGNMGSTKKKNYTAMGDTVNLASRLEGVNKLFHTRVIISESTYERVKDRILARELDLIRVKGKKLPVRIYEVIGFLDSYDGIIKGMGLREEDVLP from the coding sequence ATGAAAAGATCACTAAAGGATGTAATTATACTTTTCTCAATATCACTTCTAAGCTTTTTGTTTGCGTATATCCTTACTCAGACTTTTTTAGCTAGGGTTAGGGATGCTTTTGTTAACGGGTTTTTTCGTGTGAAGGAGATAGAAAGGGCGGTAATAGCGGAGGGGGTGCAGAAGAGGGAAGTTGAGGGGTTAGTGTATACATCAGATCAGATTGTGATAGTGGGTATAGATGATAAGACTTTATCAAGACTTGGGAAGTATCCTTTTCCAAGAAGGTATTATGATGAGTATTTTCTAAAACCTCTGTATAGCGAGAAGGATTCTCGTTATCCAAACTCTGTCTTTTTTGATATTGTTTTTTCGGAGTATTCGGTGAAGGAGGAGGATTCTGTTTTCTTTAATTCTTTGGCGGAAGCAAAGAAACGGTTTAGACCGTTGGTGGATTATATATTCTATTTTGCTACTGAGAGGGGTGAGGAAGGGACGGAAGAGGGGTTAAAACTGAGTGAGGATATAAATGTTAGGCGTATTGCTTTGCTGAGAAGGTTTGTTATACCAAGGGAGAATATAAAGGGTGAGGCAAAATTTCTAAGAATTCCTTCAAGGGGGGTATTGCCTCTAGAGGAAGTTGTTCAGAATTCTTGGGGAGCAGGATATGCTAACTTAGTCAAGTACTTTGGAAATACGGATACTTACAATGCTATTCCTATGGTGCTTGAATACAATGGAGAGTATTACCCTAGCATAGTATTGGTGATACTTTGTGCTTATTACGAAACTACTGTGTCAAATGTTTTTGTTGAGTTAGGTAAAGAGATAACGATAAAGAATGCGAAGATCAAGTATCCTGATGGAAGTTACCGAGTAGGAGATGTGAAGATACCTGTTGATGGTGAGAATTTGTTTTTTATAAACTATGTGACAAGAAGTGAGAAGACTGAAAGAAATGGCATGATAAGAACTATATCTCTTTGGGATTTACATCGTATCAAAGGTTTGGGCAAATATGTTGAGGATAAGATATTGATGGTGGGTATGCTTACTTATGGGTATGGAGATATTTGGAAATCACCCATAGCAGATAATATGTACGGTATAGAACATCTAGCAAATGCTGTAAACAATATAATAATGGCGACTATTCAGGGTTACCCTGGGTATGTTAAGGTTGTATCTGATATAGTAGTAGCGGTAGTATCACTTCTGTTGTCTTTGATAGCAACCTTGATATTGATTCTTAACAGGAGTGCTCTTTTTGCTCTTGTACAGGAGATAGCAGTTCTAGTTTTGTTTGTGTTTGTAACATACTTTTTATTTTCGCAAGGGACAATTATACTCCAGTATCCGATTACGAAGTATGCCTATCTGACGGATATTCTGACTCCTATCCTATCATCTGTTCTTGCTTATATAGGGGGGCAAGTTTTTGTAATAGCAAAGGAAAGAGCTCAGAGAATGCAGATAAAAGGAATGCTTGATAGTTATGTTTCTCCAGAGGTTGTAAACATTTTGCTTAGAAATCCGGAAAAACTTAATCTGGGTGGTGAGGACAGAGAGGTTACGATATTCTTTTCAGATATAAGAGGGTTTACTACCCTATCTGAGGGATTAACGCCACAAGAGTTAGTAGCTCTGATAAATAGGTATCTTTCAAGGATGACAGACATAATTATGGACAATAGAGGCACGGTTGACAAGTATATAGGGGATGCGATAATGGCGTTTTGGGGAGCTCCCCTTGATGATCCTGAACATCCATTTAGGGCGTGTAAGGCTAGTCTTGAAATGTTGGAGGCTTTAAAGGAACTAAATGCGTCACTGCCGACTGATAGACAGATAGATATAGGTATAGGAATAAACACAGGAATAGCAACTATAGGTAACATGGGGTCAACGAAGAAGAAAAATTATACAGCAATGGGAGATACCGTGAACCTTGCTTCAAGGCTGGAGGGGGTAAACAAACTCTTTCATACGAGGGTAATTATAAGTGAGTCTACTTACGAGAGAGTAAAGGACAGAATACTTGCGAGAGAATTGGACCTTATAAGGGTTAAAGGTAAGAAGCTACCCGTAAGAATATACGAGGTGATTGGCTTTTTAGATAGCTATGATGGGATAATCAAGGGAATGGGGTTACGAGAAGAAGACGTTCTTCCGTAA
- a CDS encoding NUDIX hydrolase, with protein sequence MIRLRVQGVMFNRDGKLLLVKHRKGGKEYYVLPGGGVEYGESLVNALARELKEELNIRKIFSAKFLGINEFIDGESNRHIIDLYYYVIADLEEIRIVESDGIIVEFDFFHLSEIDKITVYPSSSFVRGLVEKSLGEVIELRV encoded by the coding sequence ATGATAAGGTTGAGAGTTCAAGGTGTTATGTTTAACAGAGATGGTAAACTACTTTTGGTAAAGCATCGTAAGGGGGGAAAGGAGTATTATGTCTTACCAGGAGGAGGAGTAGAGTATGGGGAATCTCTAGTAAATGCCTTGGCTAGAGAGCTCAAGGAAGAGCTTAATATTAGGAAAATATTTTCTGCAAAATTCCTCGGAATAAATGAATTTATTGACGGGGAGAGTAATAGACATATCATTGACTTGTATTACTATGTCATTGCAGACCTGGAGGAAATAAGAATTGTTGAGAGTGATGGTATCATCGTAGAGTTTGATTTCTTCCACTTGAGTGAAATTGATAAAATTACTGTTTATCCCTCCTCTTCTTTTGTAAGAGGATTGGTAGAGAAAAGTTTGGGAGAGGTGATTGAGTTGAGAGTGTAG
- the serS gene encoding serine--tRNA ligase translates to MLDIKFIVANVEFVKEKLKYRNCSVDIGKLVELYEQRKRIVFEVDNLRAKEKQISREIGVLKSRSQDTTDLLNQISRISEEIKQKEVALEEIERSIRENLLLVPNLPMDDVPAGEDEKSNEVVGYWGEPRKFDFDPLPHWELGVKLGIMDFEASSRIAGSGFIVMKNKGAKLERAVINFFLDFNTSRSGYKEIWAPFLVREDSLVATGQLPKFKQDLYKIEEEDLFLNPTAEVPLINIFRDQVLEEDELPVCITGFAPSFRKEAGAYGKDTRGILRQHQFSKVELIKLTKPEDSEREHQKMVEDASNLLKALELPHRIVKLSAGDMGFSSAKCYDIEVYLPSYGTYKEISSVSNCLDFQARRGNIRFRRKETKKLEYVHTLNGSGLAVGRTIIAILENYQQKDGRVLIPEVLRSYTGFDVIDVE, encoded by the coding sequence ATGCTTGATATTAAGTTTATAGTGGCTAATGTTGAATTTGTGAAGGAAAAACTTAAGTATAGAAACTGTTCAGTAGACATTGGTAAGCTTGTGGAACTTTATGAGCAGAGGAAGAGGATAGTGTTTGAGGTTGATAATCTTAGAGCCAAGGAGAAGCAAATTTCAAGAGAGATTGGAGTGCTTAAAAGTAGATCTCAGGACACAACTGATCTGTTGAATCAGATATCAAGAATATCTGAAGAAATAAAACAGAAGGAGGTTGCTTTAGAAGAAATTGAGAGGAGTATAAGGGAGAATTTGCTTTTAGTTCCTAATTTGCCAATGGATGATGTTCCTGCGGGAGAGGATGAGAAGAGTAATGAAGTTGTAGGTTACTGGGGTGAGCCGAGAAAGTTTGACTTTGATCCTTTGCCACACTGGGAGCTTGGCGTAAAACTTGGTATAATGGACTTTGAGGCATCTAGCAGAATTGCTGGTTCTGGGTTTATAGTAATGAAAAATAAGGGTGCTAAACTTGAGAGAGCGGTAATAAACTTTTTTTTGGACTTTAATACTTCCAGATCTGGTTATAAGGAGATATGGGCACCATTTCTAGTTAGAGAGGATTCTCTTGTAGCTACGGGACAGCTTCCAAAGTTTAAGCAAGATTTGTATAAGATAGAGGAGGAGGATCTTTTTCTAAACCCAACTGCTGAAGTTCCCTTGATAAATATTTTTAGAGATCAAGTTCTTGAGGAGGATGAGCTTCCGGTGTGTATAACGGGCTTTGCTCCTAGCTTTAGGAAAGAAGCTGGAGCTTATGGAAAGGATACGAGGGGTATCTTAAGGCAACACCAGTTTAGTAAGGTTGAGCTTATAAAGTTAACTAAACCTGAGGATTCGGAAAGAGAGCATCAAAAGATGGTAGAGGATGCTTCAAACTTGCTTAAGGCTTTAGAGTTACCACATAGGATAGTTAAGCTTTCGGCCGGAGATATGGGTTTTTCGTCAGCAAAATGCTATGATATTGAGGTATACTTGCCAAGTTATGGAACCTACAAAGAGATATCTTCGGTTTCAAATTGCCTTGATTTCCAAGCAAGAAGAGGTAATATAAGGTTTAGAAGAAAGGAAACAAAGAAACTAGAGTATGTCCACACTTTAAACGGCTCCGGACTTGCAGTTGGTAGAACTATAATAGCAATCCTTGAAAACTACCAGCAAAAGGACGGTAGAGTGTTGATTCCAGAAGTTCTTAGAAGTTATACGGGGTTTGATGTGATAGATGTGGAGTAG